A stretch of DNA from Excalfactoria chinensis isolate bCotChi1 chromosome 19, bCotChi1.hap2, whole genome shotgun sequence:
TCCTCCTGCTCACGGCGGCAGCCGTAGTACAGCACCGTCTCACCCACCTCTTTGCCTGCGGTCACACAGCACCCATCAGCCCCTTGCagccccccagccctgccctccccATCTTCCCCGTCCTGCTCACCCAGCCcagggctggcagagctgttGCTTCTGTTCATGAGAAGCTCGAGGCTGATCCCAAGATAGATACGTGCTTTGGAAATGAGTCAGTGACCTGCCTGTGCTTTTCTGGAGTGGTGGCAGAGGTCAAAGAAATGGCTTCAATCTACCTGCCCTTCAAGTGCCCTCTGTGGCCAGCAAACAAGGACAAAGCGTCCTTGTGCTTGGACAAAGATGTTACCATTCATCTGCAGTCATCACCCAGCAGCACAAGCTGCGCCCAATGGAGGCACTGACCAGCTCAGCAGGACACCCCACAGTGCCCAGGGGAGTTTCTGGGTGCTCACCCTGCTCCTTCAGCCAGGCCCGCTCCTGTATGAAGCCAATGAAGGGGGCTATGCCAGTGCCAGGTCCGATCATGATGACGGGCGTGCTGGGTTTGAAGGGCAGGCGGAACTGCGACTTGCGGACATACATGGGCACCAGGGAGTTCCTCCCGTTCTCGTTGGgcactttgtttttcagccaGTTAGTGGCCACCCCTTTGTTCAGCCGTCCCGTCTTGGTCTCGTACTCCACCGTCACAGCGCAGATGTGGATGGAGTTGGGGTGAACCTGCAGGAAGGGGATGTCAGTGTGAGGCAGGAGgagctcccagctccctgcaacGTAGGACAGAAAAGATTTCCCTCTACAGAAGTTGGGATAACACAGAGCAAATTCCCCAAGTCCTGTCCTTGTCAGAGCAGGGGGACTGCGCTATCATGGAGCTGAATGGCTTTCTCAGCATCCTTCGTGCTGTGCTCACCTTGGAGGAGGAGGCGATGGAGTAGTAGCGGGCCTGCAGACGGGGCAGGAGCTCACACAAGTGGTCGATGGGGGGACGCAGCGAGGGCATGTCCTGCAGGATGGCCAGGATGTTCCTCCGGGCCTCCACAACCCAGCTGAGGTAGAGAGCCTGCGGGCAAGGAGGGCACACGCATGACTTCACTACAAAACCACAAACGCTCCCCACAGCTCTCTGACCACAACGCCTCCCTTCAAGGCATCCCCCAGACCCAGCTCTGCCGGGAAGGCTGCAGCTCACACCTTCCCCTCAGCAGTGGACGATGCCATCTTTCGGAGCTGCTCCTGCTCGCTGGTGTCCGTGGCGTACTGGGCCAGCTCGTAGAGCACGTTGGTGCGGGGCGGGTTGGTGATGTCCAGGTAGTAGGTCAGGGCTGTACGGTAGGAGGTGGGGCAGGGGAAGGGGTGTTTCTTGTTGGATTCCtctggaggagaagagaggaaagaaagaaagaagtcagCAACCGCTTGTTTTTATGTTAGATTTCAGCTATGGACGTTTGGGAAAGCGAAGCACCATCAGTCAAGGCTGGAGCCATTCAGTTTAGCAAACTAAAAgcaagtacaggggcaggagTGATTGTGTGAGGCCAGGCAGCCCAGGACACCACACAGGGGTGCCTAGCAGAGCATTACAGCCAGTTACGCTTTGGAAATGAGAAGTCAGCTCTCAGACTTCTGGGCCAGTAACTCTGATGCCTCAAGTCAGGCGCTGCTGTTTCAGAAGtaacacaagcagcagctgcagcctccctcctgccacaggccagctctgctgggaaCACTGCCCAAGAAAAGCTCTTTGTATCAGCACTGAGAAGTGCTCTCTTCTGGCAGCTCAGCTCCCAAGTCTGTGTGTAACCTACAGGGACTGAATAACAGTGTTTCAGACTCGAAAGCTCCTATTgagctctggggctgctgcagcagagggatgCTCTGGTGGGCTGGTGCTCTGTAATTAGAAGCGTGCTGTTACATAATTTGTTGTTGAATGGGCACACCAAACGTTTCACAACTGATCCACTTCAGCTGGCTTGCAGCAAACAGGCTCTATGCCACCACTGCAAAATGCACTCAGAGCGGCCATGGGATGTCTCTGCCTGGAGGTGTCTTACAGGACCTGTGGGTGTGATGCAGTGGGAAGGACAGAGGCCATGGCAGGAGGAAAGCTGCTCACGTGCGTGAGTGGATCCGTACTCACCATCCAAATTGTTTAGTGACATGATTGTATCCAGATCCGTGCCCAGAATCTCACCAAACTGATTCACCAGAGATGCATCGTTGGCTGGATACACAGCCACGTGGTCCCCAGACTCATACCTGGTACAAGAACAGGAGGAGAAGAGATGAAATACAGGCACTACTTCTCGTCCATACCAGCCTGAGATGCTCAGCTGGAGGACAAGCAGGCTGCTGGTTAGAAAGATAACACCGAGACCTGAGCAGCTACACAGCACCTGCAGGATCAGGGACCCCAAAGAGACAGCAGTCACAGTAATAAggaatcttcattttcttttctacaagGGAGCTCCAAAAATCACAGTAGTTTTTCCCAGAGCCTACCTGATTTTGGAATTGGAGATATCCAGCTCCAGGTGCATCAGGTGTCGTTCCCCACCCTCGTTCAGCTTACGGTTCTCTGTAACCACAGCCAGGAAGGGGTTCTTGGCATCAAACGGCCTGGGAGGAAAGACAAGACCCCTCTGGGTTACTCTCCTGCAGGCTCACAGTACTGCTTTCATCTAGATATGTTCCTTCTGTCTCCAGAGCAGGGTCCCACCATTAGAGCACGGGGCCATCCTGGCTCATGTTTCAAAGCACACCATAGCACAAAACttaagctgctgctgcccacactTGGCAGAGAAAACAATCATTTTCCTTCTAAGTACAGCCCAGCAGCCAACAGCTCCTATCCCATTTAGAACAAGTGATGCAACAACGGATTAGAGGGAGTGTCACCTCTCAAAATGGTATTTCAGGTTGTAATTCATTTACACAACCTCCCCACAACAATACCGCAAGCAACCATCACACAGTAACCACTCCAGGGGAGGAAAGGCTCTGACTGACCTCAGGACAATTACCAGCCAAACAGTGTACAAGAACACAGCCAACCTCTCAAACATGAATGACTCATTAACTGTGGAACCCTTGAGAGTCCCAGGGGACATCTGAACCCATTTCTCTTGGGCAGATGTCTGCCACGTGGCTGTACTGCCAAGATGACACTGCCTGCATAGCTTGGTAGTTAGGAACATCATGGCCAAAGCCTGGCCCAGGGCGGTCTGGCACTTACGGCTTCTGGTTCTCGTAGCTCTTGAGACGGCCCATCTCCCCAGTGTACACCTTGTTCATGTTCACATCTGTGTGCACCACCAGCTCGTACTGGCGGATGCTGGAGGAAGAAAGGGGAcagaagagaggggaaaaaaaaagttaaattggTAATGATGAGATCCAATTGGAACCATCACCTGCTTTACTGGGTATGGTGCAGTTTAAACAGCCCAGGCCTGATGGCACAGCCACTGCTCAGATGTGGCCAATCTTTCTGGCACCCAAAAGAAAATGCTCCCATACCCACCTGGACTCCTCTCCTGTAGCCTCCACCCCAAAGTGCTCACACACTGCTGGCCAGAACTGCTCTCTCCAGGTGATGAAGTCTTCTTCCAGGCTGGATGAGGAGAAAGAGAGTTTCAATATTCCCTGCtaaagaggaagcagagggatgTTCCCAGAAGAGCCAACTGAGATCCCCATGGAATTCCTCCTTCACCATAGGAAAAGGCATCTGCCTCGGACCCTGTAAGTTTTGTTATCTCTACATGCTCACACATCACCAGAAGATCATCTTCAGAGCACTGAGTATGAGGAAGGAAACTCCTGCTACACCTCCCTTCACAGCCACAGCACTCAGGCTCGGTTTCTTTGCCCATCTCAGCCTCCCCTTGCTCATTCCTGGCATGAGTTCACCTTCCAGATTCCAATAttgaaaagtttattttcctgaattCAGAGCCTCCCACACAGGGCAGATCCCTCTAATCAGATCTTGCTGTCCTTGGAGGCAAAACCACAGGTTAATGTAATTCGTGACATTAAGCTTCTGCCAAGAGGTTGTTCAGGTAGATACAAACAATTGCTCTTGGACTCTGAGTTGGAAAACTGATGCATTCTACCATAGAATAAACAGCTCATAAGGAGATGGAGCTTGTCTCATCTGCAGGGATGAGAGGGCTTCTCCACGCAGGCACAGATATCAGTGGAGCTGCAGAAGTTCAAAGGCAGAAGAAGCTGTGAAGCCTCATGAAATATACAGTTATGGTCATTTAAAGCAGATGCTGGATTTCAGCAAGGTATACAGGGTATACATGACTGATTTATATGAGAGAACAGGTGCACTCAGGGACATGGCAACCACAACTAGCCCTAAGGAGTTCACTTCTGTCTTAGCAGTAGAGCCAACACATTGCAGGGACCCTTCCATGCTACAGCCAGCTCAGAGCAACCCTTCAAGCTGAGCTACTCACTTGCCATCATCATCTCCCAGCCCAAGCTCAAAGATGCGCTGGGCTCCAAGTTCCTCCAGTCTCTTGTCCACATATTTCCCCATTGCATTGAAATGCTCATAAGTCTTGTTCCCCAGCCCAAAGACCTGAAAGAGAACACCGATAGTCAAGGAGAAGCAGGGATTGGATTTCCTCCATCAGACAGCATCCTCTGTCCTTCCCCTCCCACAAACCACCCAGCAAATGCTTACAAACTGCTTCTTATAGAGCAGCTTAACATCTCCAGCagtgcattttcctttcatttgcagTTGTGATGCTGCCTAAGGAATCTGGCTGGTGTTCAGGTGAGGTGGCTGTATCTCAGCCAATTATTCAGtcaagcacagaaaaagagcCACACATTCCTCCAAGCCATTTAATTTGTGAGAGAAGATCTAGCCAAAGGCTGCTCAATTAGCTcctgaacaacagcagcagcctgtaaCTCATTTACAGACCTTATATTCAATGTCTGCTGGGCTGTTTGGGCAAGAAATCACCAGCAAACCCTCATGATTCAAAGAGTGGAGAGAGCTCTCCGACAGCTACATTTAAAACATGTAGATATATGTTTGCAAACATCCGTGCAGCTTGGAGAGGAAGACAGTAAGGACTGCATCCAGAACAGGCATGGAAGGCATAGACACCATGTTGTGTTTTTACCCAAACCACTTGCCTTTGACTTTCGTGCCCAAATACAGCATCAACTGGAATTAAACCACTTACTGCAAAGCGGAGACCTGACAGGTCAGCAtcagcctcctgcagccagTCGTAGAAGTCTTGGGCATTGTCTGTAGGATCACCCTCACCATACGTGGCCATACAGAACACAGCCAACGACTTGTCAATCTCAGAGAGGCGACTCAGGTCCGACTACAACCAAAGCAAAGAATAACTCCTCAGTGATCACACAACGTGATTATTGGGCAAGCCTACACCTACACTGCAGTTACACCCCTGGTGCACAGAACAGCACCACACCATGTCAAACAACTGCTTACAAAAGGGATTGGGAAAAGGCCAAACCCACCTGAAATggtaaggaaaataaagctaaCTATACCACCGGGTTGCAAGTCAGAACTTCTATTCCACCAGAAAAGTGATAGGATTTTCCATTCAGGCTTAAGGGATCAGGATTAATGTTCCATGTGAAGAATAATACAGTGTCAATGCCCCTGTGCAAGACTGCAGCAGTACGGTACCAACGCTGACTGCAGAAGGCACATAATGTTTCATGCAGCCACCAGATGACTCATAAGTCCCCAGCACTCCAGACTGCACTCCTTTTTCAGCCACGTTGCAGCGTTCACCCCAAACCCATAGACTGACAAGGACCAAGACCACCTCTGCATCTCTAACTACAAGctgatttccttctttcttcctttaagcGAGGCTATGAAAAGGACAGCAGTCCCTTGCCCATAGCCTGGGGCTGCGTTTATGGCTAAATTACCAAGTCATACTCCTCTGGATCTGCTGCCATGCCACGGAGCCCATAGCGGTGAGCATCTTTGGAGAGGCGATTGGCAAATTCCTCTGCTGTACCCGTCTGGGAACCATAAAAAACCACTATGTTTCGTCCCTGGAGAGAAGAAGAACAAACTGTTAAATGGCAATTACTGATTTGGCAATGAGCAAACACATCTTGTCAGAATGGAAAAGCCTGGGATCAGGAGACCTGGACTGCAGCTTAAGGACAACTAGGAGTCTGCATCGGTACAGGACTTCACACCAGGCTAAGCTGTTAATAGGAATACAGTCGGTGTCAGTCTCAGGGAGGTGACTCAGGTCAATCTAAAATTACAGCAAAGAACAAACTTTCAAGGTTTATTCTCAACCTCAAAGCTACAAATTGACTCCGGAAAGCAGGAAACTCCCTGGACAAGA
This window harbors:
- the POR gene encoding NADPH--cytochrome P450 reductase isoform X1, which produces MGDAGMESTASPPESTAQDSFFSMTDVFLISLIAGLFTYWFFFRKKKEEIPDLPKMQTVSSPARDSSFIEKMKKTGRNIVVFYGSQTGTAEEFANRLSKDAHRYGLRGMAADPEEYDLSDLSRLSEIDKSLAVFCMATYGEGDPTDNAQDFYDWLQEADADLSGLRFAVFGLGNKTYEHFNAMGKYVDKRLEELGAQRIFELGLGDDDGNLEEDFITWREQFWPAVCEHFGVEATGEESSIRQYELVVHTDVNMNKVYTGEMGRLKSYENQKPPFDAKNPFLAVVTENRKLNEGGERHLMHLELDISNSKIRYESGDHVAVYPANDASLVNQFGEILGTDLDTIMSLNNLDEESNKKHPFPCPTSYRTALTYYLDITNPPRTNVLYELAQYATDTSEQEQLRKMASSTAEGKALYLSWVVEARRNILAILQDMPSLRPPIDHLCELLPRLQARYYSIASSSKVHPNSIHICAVTVEYETKTGRLNKGVATNWLKNKVPNENGRNSLVPMYVRKSQFRLPFKPSTPVIMIGPGTGIAPFIGFIQERAWLKEQGKEVGETVLYYGCRREQEDYLYRQELARFKQEGVLTQLNVAFSRDQAEKVYVQHLLKKNKEHIWKLVNDGNAHIYVCGDARNMARDVQNTFYEIVAEFGNMNQSQAVDYIKKLMTKGRYSLDVWS
- the POR gene encoding NADPH--cytochrome P450 reductase isoform X2, with the protein product MGCVYSVPGEEAAVSRSSPARDSSFIEKMKKTGRNIVVFYGSQTGTAEEFANRLSKDAHRYGLRGMAADPEEYDLSDLSRLSEIDKSLAVFCMATYGEGDPTDNAQDFYDWLQEADADLSGLRFAVFGLGNKTYEHFNAMGKYVDKRLEELGAQRIFELGLGDDDGNLEEDFITWREQFWPAVCEHFGVEATGEESSIRQYELVVHTDVNMNKVYTGEMGRLKSYENQKPPFDAKNPFLAVVTENRKLNEGGERHLMHLELDISNSKIRYESGDHVAVYPANDASLVNQFGEILGTDLDTIMSLNNLDEESNKKHPFPCPTSYRTALTYYLDITNPPRTNVLYELAQYATDTSEQEQLRKMASSTAEGKALYLSWVVEARRNILAILQDMPSLRPPIDHLCELLPRLQARYYSIASSSKVHPNSIHICAVTVEYETKTGRLNKGVATNWLKNKVPNENGRNSLVPMYVRKSQFRLPFKPSTPVIMIGPGTGIAPFIGFIQERAWLKEQGKEVGETVLYYGCRREQEDYLYRQELARFKQEGVLTQLNVAFSRDQAEKVYVQHLLKKNKEHIWKLVNDGNAHIYVCGDARNMARDVQNTFYEIVAEFGNMNQSQAVDYIKKLMTKGRYSLDVWS